One segment of Pelecanus crispus isolate bPelCri1 chromosome 2, bPelCri1.pri, whole genome shotgun sequence DNA contains the following:
- the GJC2 gene encoding gap junction gamma-2 protein, with the protein MTNMSWSFLTRLLEEIHNHSTFVGKVWLTVLIVFRIVLTAVGGESIYSDEQSKFTCNTKQPGCDNVCYDAFAPLSHVRFWVFQIIMISTPSVMYLGYAIHRIARSAEEEKKFKGFKKKKQFALNWQAVRNMEDPMEADEEEPMISDDTAENEKAKAKPKSKEQQKHDGRRRIQQEGLMKIYVFQLLTRASFEVCFLIGQYLLYGFEVEAYYVCNRVPCPHTVDCFVSRPTEKTIFLLVMYVVSCLCLLLNMCEMFHLGFGTIRDAIRNRKINSFRQPPYNYAYPKNISCPPEYNLVVKSEKSTKIPNSLMAHEQNLANVAQEQQCTSPDENLPADLSTLHKHLRVAQEQLDIAFQSYSSTQANTQPSRTSSPASGGTVVEQNRANTAQEKQGAKPKACLEKGSSSSKDGKTSVWI; encoded by the coding sequence ATGACCAACATGAGCTGGAGCTTTCTAACCCGCCTGCTAGAAGAGATTCACAATCACTCCACCTTCGTGGGGAAGGTCTGGCTCACCGTGCTCATCGTCTTCCGCATTGTCTTGACAGCGGTGGGGGGGGAGTCCATCTACTCCGATGAGCAGAGCAAGTTCACCTGTAACACCAAGCAGCCCGGCTGCGACAACGTCTGTTACGATGCCTTCGCGCCGCTGTCGCACGTCAGGTTCTGGGTCTTCCAGATCATCATGATATCCACCCCTTCGGTCATGTACCTGGGCTATGCCATCCACAGGATCGCCCGGTCGgcggaggaggagaagaagttCAAGGGATTCAAGAAGAAGAAGCAGTTTGCTTTGAACTGGCAGGCAGTGCGCAACATGGAGGACCCAATGGAGGCTGACGAAGAGGAGCCCATGATCTCTGACGACACAGCTGAAAACGAGAAAGCCAAAGCCAAGCCCAAAAGCAAAGAGCAACAAAAGCACGACGGGAGGAGGCGCATCCAGCAAGAAGGACTGATGAAAATCTATGTCTTCCAGCTACTTACCAGAGCTTCGTTTGAAGTTTGCTTTTTGATAGGGCAATATTTGCTCTACGGTTTTGAGGTAGAAGCCTATTACGTCTGCAACAGAGTCCCTTGCCCTCACACTGTGGACTGCTTTGTGTCCCGACCAACAGAGAAGACCATCTTTCTCCTGGTGATGTACGTCGTGAGCTGCCTGTGCTTATTGCTGAACATGTGTGAGATGTTTCACCTGGGGTTTGGGACCATCCGAGATGCCATTCGCAACCGGAAAATCAACAGTTTTAGGCAGCCTCCTTACAACTATGCCTACCCAAAGAATATCTCCTGCCCTCCCGAGTACAACCTGGTAGTGAAATCAGAGAAGTCCACCAAGATCCCCAACAGCCTGATGGCTCACGAGCAGAACTTGGCTAATGTCGCTCAGGAGCAGCAGTGCACCAGCCCGGATGAGAACCTCCCGGCAGACTTGTCCACCCTTCACAAACACTTGCGAGTGGCCCAGGAGCAGTTAGACATAGCATTTCAGAGCtacagcagcacccaggccaACACACAACCTTCTCGAACCAGCAGTCCCGCCTCAGGTGGCACGGTGGTAGAGCAGAACAGGGCCAACACCGCCCAGGAGAAACAAGGTGCTAAACCCAAGGCCTGCTTGGAGAAAGGGAGCTCAAGCAGTAAAGATGGAAAGACGTCTGTATGGATATAG